The genomic stretch TGCACGCGCCGTTGCAGTTCATGAGCAAGGCCGATATCGCGCGCGAGGGCGTGCGCCTGGGCGTGGATTTCGCGCAGACCGTCTCGTGCTACCAGGCCGACAACGAAGGCCGCGCCTGCGGCCATTGCGACGCCTGCCGCCTGCGCGCGGAAGGTTTCGCGGCGGCCGGCATCGCCGATCCCACGCGTTACGTCTGAGCGATGCGCGTGACGCCGACCGCGCCTCACCTGCACCGTCACGGCGCCCTGCGCTAGAATGCACGCCCCGGCGCAACGCTGGGCCGCGCTCCGCATTGCGGGCGCCGATCTTCAAGTGGGCCGTTAGCTCAGTCGGTAGAGCATCGGACTTTTAATCCGCTGGTCGATGGTTCGAATCCATCACGGCCCACCATCTCCGAGCGATCCTTCACTACTGCAGCCCCGCGATAAAGCGCCAGTAGGCACGTGCCTGCGTCTTGACTGAGCGGCTCGCGTCGCGCCCTGCAGCCCGTGCACGTTACTCGTACGTATATGCCGGCCGCCGAACTGCCAGTTCGTTTCCCGGCGCACGCATCGCGCCGTCGTAATACTCCACCGGCCTTACGCGCGCTGTTCCAGCGGATTGCGGTTGCACGTTGTCGTGCGCGGAGGGCGACGCCTCCGGGCATTGCATGTGCAGGTCGCGCGCGAGCGTGGAATCGTCATCGGGTACGACGCCCGGCGCGCATGTCGGCGCGATCGCGCTGCCTGTCATCAGGATGCGGAGGTCGGAGGCGTGTGCGTTCGTGATCGCCACTCCGGTGCAGAGCACGACAACTGATGCAGTAACAAACCGTTTCATGACGTCCTCACTGGAATCTGGCGCCGGGCCCACTGGCCCCTCGGCCGCATTGCGCTGGCCGAGGGGCTTCCGCGATGGGCGCGCTCTGAGCGCGGCCCGGAATGGATCGCCGCCATGTGGAGCGGCGAATTCGGGCCCGAAGTGGAAGTCCAGTCAGAAGTGAGGCCGACGCGACACAGGTTCGCGGATGGGCGGCCGCGAGAACATCGGACCTTTCCGAATTATTCGCATTGCCGAGCGTTCGGATCTGTGCTGCGAGCTTGTGATGCGCGTTACGAACGCAACCACGCTGCGTCTCCACGCGTAGCCATCGTCCTATTCCCGGCGACGCCCCGCCATCAGCAGATCGCGTCAGCGCGCCGAATCCTCCGGATGCACGCGATACAGATGCGGTGGACACGAAAACGCAGGCTCGCGATCGCGCGGCAACGTGTGCCAGTGGCCTTGCGCGGAATTGCTGGCGAACTCGTCCAGATGCCAGGCCTGGATGCGTGCGCCGGCGGCGAACGCGGCGCGCAGGGCGGCGTATTCATCGATGCGGTTCATGGTGGGCCTCGTGTTGCGAAACTCGATGCGATTGCATCGACAGTGCACACGATGGACCCGGCGCGTCCCAGGCGTTAAGACGCCGGCGCGGTGTGTTCGGGAGTGTTCAGGCCGGGCGGAACGTCACGCCAGCGGCGGCGGAGACGATGCATGCGGCAGCGGGGCCGCATGCATCGCGAAGGGCGCTTACTTCAGCGCGTCCTTGAGGGCCTTGCCCGGCTTGAACGCCGGCACGATCGTCGCCGGGATCACGATGTCCTCGCCCGTCTTCGGGTTGCGGCCGGTGCGGCCGGCGCGGTTGCGCGCCTCGAAGGTGCCGAAGCCCACCAGCGTCACGGCTTCGCCGTTCTTCAGGGTCTGGGTGACGGACTCGACCAGCGCGTTGAGCGCGGCCTCGGCCTGGGCCTTGGAGAGCTGCGAACGCTCGGCGATGGATTCGACCAGCTGTGCCTTGTTCATGCGGATTCCTGATTGGAAGGGCCGCGTAGCATACAGGCTAGCCGCCGATGTCTCATGTCCGCGGCCCGCCAGCCGGGCGCGCGGCCCCTGTCAAGGGTCGAATTTCCAGCCGATCGTCAGCACCTGGTGCCGATCCTCGAAGACCGGACGGCAGGGCGGCGCCCGGGTCGAAATCCGGTACCAGAACTCCAGCGTGGTCTCGGTCACGCGCATGCGGTGCGCGTACGCCCCGATGTAGACCGGCAGGTGGCCGACGTAGATCGCGCCGTCCAGTGCGTCCTTCTGCGCCATGAAACGGGGCCGTCGCGGACGTCGCGCCGAGGACGGAACCGGCTCTTCCATCGACGCGAACCGCTCGGCATACATCTGCTCCATGACGCGCGCGACCGTCGCATAGCTGTTGTGCGCAGGCAGGAGGGACAGCAACCGGCGCGGTTCCTCGCGGCTGCCGTAATCCTCGTAGATCACCCAACCTGCGCTCTGGTCCATGGCGTCGACTCCCTGGTCGCTCGGCCCGGTCGTGCTCCGCCCGGAGGCGGGCGCATCGTGGTTCGTCGAAAGCATTCTTTCCGTGCGAACGCATCAGGTGCGCGGACTTCTCGACTTTCCCGACGAGGTGCGTGCGTGTCGCCATTGCCCCCGGTGTCATGGGCAGCACTGTTTCTCAGACCGGCAGCCGCAGCATCCGGCACTCGAAAACCGGCCCGGGCGCGCCGCGGTCGGTCGCGATGCGATACCAGAACTCCAGCACGCCGACATGCGTCACGATGCGCTGCGCATACACGCCAACGTATCGCGGCGAATGGCCGACATAGATGCCGCCATGCCGCGGATCGGTCTTGGCCGCGTAACGCGAATCCTGCGGCCTGCGCCGGTAGTGGAAGCGCTCTTCCAGCGATGCGTAGCGATCGACGTAGACCTGCTCGGCATAGCGCGCGATCGACGCGACGCTGCGGTGGGCGGGCAACAGCGAAAGCAACCTGCAGGGCGTTCCGAACGTGGCGTCATCCTCGTAGACGATCCAGCCGGCGCCACGATTGACGGTGCCGGTCATGGGCAGGCGGCCAGCCCGATGAAACAGCAGTGCGCACCAGACGCTCCATCGCCGCGCGCTGCCGTAGGCGGCACCTCGCGCAAGGATCGGCCTACGGCCGGGGGACGAGCGCGGCTTGTCGTCGAGCTGCTGTCATCGTCCAGGTGCAATTCCATGCCGCGTCCCCTTTGTCGTTGTGACGAGGGGTAAGCATTTTTCGCCGACGTGAGAATCAGCAACGCGAAGTTTTCTCAGTGCGGGAACGGTTGTTGTGCCCGACTGGTGTGTAGCGCCGGAATCCTGCGGGAAAACGAACGGATCAGCTCGCAACGCGCGCCTTTCCCGGAAGAGGAAACCGGCTGCTTGGCCACAGCCTGTATGCGGCACGCAGAAAATTTCTGGCAGACAGATTCCGAACAATGAGATCGCAGGTTCTGCACGTACCGCGAGCGTGTTCTCCG from Lysobacter auxotrophicus encodes the following:
- a CDS encoding HU family DNA-binding protein produces the protein MNKAQLVESIAERSQLSKAQAEAALNALVESVTQTLKNGEAVTLVGFGTFEARNRAGRTGRNPKTGEDIVIPATIVPAFKPGKALKDALK